In one Pseudomonas sp. SCA2728.1_7 genomic region, the following are encoded:
- the trmB gene encoding tRNA (guanosine(46)-N7)-methyltransferase TrmB: MTESNDTPIQTEEGDERQHRRIKSFVMRAGRMTEGQQRGLDQGAPLYVLPLADAPVDYDQIFGRSAPRSLEIGFGMGHSLLEMAAAAPEQDFIGVEVHRPGVGALLNGVLTQGLTNLRVYDCDAIEVLNRCIADNSLDRLMLFFPDPWHKSRHHKRRIVQASFAELVRSKLKVGGILHMATDWEPYAEYMLEVMNVAPGYRNLAEDGKCVPRPTERPITKFERRGERLGHGVWDLKFEKQS, from the coding sequence ACACCGCCGCATCAAGAGTTTCGTGATGCGCGCCGGGCGCATGACCGAAGGCCAGCAACGCGGTCTGGATCAGGGCGCGCCGCTGTACGTGCTGCCGCTGGCCGACGCGCCGGTGGATTACGATCAGATTTTCGGCCGTTCAGCGCCGCGCTCGCTGGAGATCGGTTTCGGCATGGGCCACTCGCTGCTGGAAATGGCCGCGGCGGCGCCGGAGCAGGATTTCATCGGTGTTGAAGTTCACCGTCCGGGTGTTGGCGCGCTGCTCAATGGCGTGCTGACCCAAGGCCTGACCAACCTGCGGGTCTACGATTGCGATGCGATCGAAGTGCTCAACCGCTGCATCGCCGACAACAGCCTCGATCGCCTGATGCTGTTTTTCCCGGATCCGTGGCACAAGAGTCGTCACCACAAGCGTCGTATCGTTCAGGCCTCGTTCGCTGAACTGGTGCGCAGCAAGTTGAAGGTCGGCGGCATTCTGCACATGGCCACCGACTGGGAACCGTACGCCGAATACATGCTGGAAGTGATGAACGTCGCCCCGGGCTACCGCAACCTCGCCGAAGACGGCAAGTGCGTGCCACGCCCGACCGAACGCCCAATCACCAAGTTCGAACGCCGCGGCGAACGACTGGGCCATGGCGTGTGGGATCTGAAGTTCGAAAAACAGTCCTAA
- a CDS encoding RNA 2'-phosphotransferase, with the protein MSKKLLDETSKFLSYVLRHEPQAIGLTLDSEGWADIEALISGAARDGRSLDRSLIENVVASSDKKRFSISEDGQSIRAVQGHSTKSVALQLEEKQPPQTLYHGTATRFMDSISQQGLIPGSRHHVHLSEESATASAVGQRYGTVVILKVAAQQMQEQGFKFYQAENGVWLTEQVPVRFISTL; encoded by the coding sequence ATGAGTAAAAAACTGCTGGATGAGACGAGCAAATTTCTTAGCTACGTATTGCGCCACGAGCCTCAGGCGATTGGGCTGACGCTGGATTCGGAGGGTTGGGCAGATATCGAAGCACTGATCAGCGGCGCTGCGCGTGATGGTCGAAGCCTGGATCGCTCACTGATTGAAAACGTCGTAGCGAGCAGCGACAAAAAACGCTTTTCGATCTCGGAAGACGGCCAGTCCATTCGCGCCGTTCAGGGCCATTCGACGAAAAGCGTAGCGCTTCAACTGGAGGAAAAGCAGCCACCGCAAACGCTGTATCACGGTACGGCGACGCGCTTCATGGACTCTATCAGCCAGCAAGGCTTGATCCCGGGATCGCGTCACCACGTGCATCTATCGGAAGAATCCGCCACCGCCTCAGCCGTCGGGCAACGCTACGGAACCGTGGTAATCCTGAAAGTCGCCGCACAGCAAATGCAGGAGCAAGGCTTCAAGTTTTATCAGGCTGAAAATGGCGTCTGGCTGACAGAGCAAGTGCCAGTGCGCTTCATTTCCACCCTGTAA
- a CDS encoding DUF3392 domain-containing protein — translation MDLILDLLATVSRWSRSNLSEIALALVGCLLVLFGADFKGWVEQRLGSIAGALRIPLMSLLCVIGSGAALIYATPWVIKGLSQFNNYSLAPVLLVVLVLIGVVADRR, via the coding sequence ATGGATTTGATACTCGACCTGCTCGCCACCGTCTCCCGCTGGAGCCGCAGCAACCTCTCGGAAATCGCCCTGGCCTTGGTGGGCTGCCTGCTGGTGCTGTTCGGCGCCGACTTCAAAGGCTGGGTCGAGCAACGCCTGGGCAGCATCGCCGGCGCCCTGCGCATACCGCTGATGTCGCTGCTGTGCGTGATCGGCAGCGGCGCGGCGCTGATCTACGCCACGCCTTGGGTGATCAAGGGTTTGAGCCAGTTCAACAACTACAGCCTGGCGCCGGTGCTGCTGGTGGTTCTCGTCCTGATCGGCGTAGTTGCCGATCGTCGCTGA
- the hemW gene encoding radical SAM family heme chaperone HemW, whose amino-acid sequence MTRDSSAPSLIIGGAASSPRAPLPTLPPLALYIHIPWCVRKCPYCDFNSHTASPVLPEQEYVDALLADLDQDLHAVYGREISSIFFGGGTPSLFSAEALGRLLEGVEQRIPFAADIEITLEANPGTFEQEKFVAYRKLGINRLSIGIQSFQQEKLKALGRIHNGDEAVRAAGMARQAGFDNFNLDLMHGLPDQSLDDALSDLRQAIALNPTHISWYQLTLEPNTVFWNQPPVLPEDDTLWDIQEAGQALLAEHGYAQYEVSAYAQAGRPARHNLNYWSFGDFIGIGAGAHGKLSHPDGRIVRTWKTRLPKDYLNPAKSFQAGEKALTNDEMPFEFLMNALRLTAGVESRLYPERTGLSLESLAEGRAAAEQSGLLQVEPSRLAATERGQLFLNDLLQQFLN is encoded by the coding sequence ATGACCCGTGACTCTTCTGCGCCGTCGCTGATTATCGGCGGCGCCGCTTCTTCGCCTCGGGCGCCGTTGCCAACGCTGCCGCCCTTGGCGCTGTACATCCACATCCCATGGTGTGTGCGCAAATGCCCGTATTGCGATTTCAACTCGCACACTGCCAGCCCGGTTTTGCCGGAGCAGGAATACGTCGACGCGTTGCTGGCCGATCTCGATCAGGACCTGCACGCTGTTTATGGGCGTGAAATCAGCTCGATCTTCTTTGGTGGCGGCACGCCAAGCCTGTTCAGCGCCGAAGCGCTTGGGCGACTGCTGGAAGGCGTCGAGCAGCGCATTCCGTTTGCCGCCGACATCGAAATTACCCTGGAAGCCAACCCGGGCACCTTCGAGCAAGAGAAGTTCGTCGCGTATCGCAAGCTGGGGATCAATCGCCTGTCGATCGGCATCCAGAGCTTCCAGCAGGAAAAGCTCAAAGCGCTGGGCCGCATTCACAACGGTGACGAAGCGGTGCGTGCTGCCGGGATGGCGCGGCAGGCCGGGTTCGATAACTTCAACCTCGACTTGATGCATGGCTTGCCGGATCAGTCGCTGGACGATGCCTTGAGCGATCTGCGCCAGGCCATCGCACTGAATCCGACGCATATTTCCTGGTATCAGCTGACACTGGAGCCGAACACGGTGTTCTGGAACCAGCCGCCGGTGCTGCCGGAAGACGACACGCTGTGGGACATTCAGGAAGCCGGGCAGGCATTGTTGGCCGAGCACGGTTACGCGCAATACGAAGTGTCGGCTTATGCACAGGCCGGGCGCCCGGCGCGGCATAACCTCAATTACTGGAGTTTTGGCGACTTCATCGGCATCGGCGCGGGTGCGCATGGCAAGCTCAGCCACCCGGACGGGCGCATCGTGCGTACCTGGAAGACCCGTTTGCCGAAGGACTATCTCAACCCGGCAAAAAGCTTTCAGGCCGGCGAGAAAGCGCTGACCAATGACGAGATGCCGTTCGAGTTTCTGATGAACGCCTTGCGCCTGACCGCAGGCGTCGAATCGCGCCTGTATCCGGAGCGCACTGGTCTGTCGCTGGAAAGCCTCGCTGAAGGCCGGGCCGCGGCAGAACAAAGCGGTCTGTTGCAGGTCGAACCGTCACGTCTGGCGGCCACCGAGCGCGGACAGCTGTTTCTCAATGACTTGCTGCAACAATTTCTGAACTGA
- the rdgB gene encoding RdgB/HAM1 family non-canonical purine NTP pyrophosphatase — translation MMNIKQLVLASHNAGKLKELQAMLGDSVQLRSIGEWSKVEPEETGLSFVENAILKARNAARISGLPALADDSGLAVDFLGGAPGIYSARYADGKGDAANNAKLLDALKDVPEAERGAQFVCVLALVRHADDPLPILCEGLWHGRILTAASGEHGFGYDPLFWVPEREVSSAELSPADKNQISHRARAMDLLRQRLGLK, via the coding sequence ATGATGAACATCAAGCAGCTCGTACTGGCCAGCCATAACGCCGGCAAACTCAAAGAACTCCAGGCCATGCTCGGCGACTCGGTGCAACTGCGCTCGATTGGCGAGTGGAGCAAGGTCGAGCCGGAGGAAACCGGCCTGTCGTTCGTCGAGAACGCTATTCTCAAGGCACGTAATGCCGCACGTATTTCCGGGTTGCCGGCGCTGGCCGACGATTCCGGTCTGGCAGTGGATTTCCTTGGCGGCGCGCCGGGCATCTATTCGGCGCGCTATGCCGACGGCAAGGGCGATGCGGCGAACAACGCCAAACTGCTCGACGCGCTGAAGGATGTACCGGAAGCCGAGCGCGGCGCACAATTCGTTTGCGTGCTGGCGCTGGTGCGTCACGCCGATGATCCGTTGCCGATCCTCTGCGAAGGCCTGTGGCACGGACGGATTCTGACCGCCGCCAGCGGCGAGCACGGCTTCGGCTATGACCCACTGTTTTGGGTGCCGGAACGTGAGGTGTCCAGCGCCGAACTGAGCCCGGCCGACAAGAACCAGATCAGCCACCGCGCCCGTGCAATGGATCTGCTGCGCCAGCGTCTGGGCTTGAAATGA
- a CDS encoding DUF4426 domain-containing protein codes for MGRLALLLLTACLSASALAADVIKGERKETFGDVTVHYNTFNSTFLQPDIAKAAELIRSKNQGVINVSVIKDGKPLIANVTGTVKDLTSQSVPLNFRQITEQGAIYYIAQYPVEQQETRTFEIKVQNGDKINTINFNQELFPGE; via the coding sequence ATGGGTCGTTTAGCGTTGTTGTTATTGACCGCCTGCCTGAGCGCCAGCGCTCTGGCGGCGGATGTCATCAAGGGTGAGCGCAAGGAAACCTTTGGCGACGTCACGGTGCACTACAACACCTTCAACTCGACGTTCCTGCAACCGGACATCGCCAAGGCCGCCGAGCTGATCCGCAGCAAGAATCAGGGCGTGATCAACGTCTCGGTGATCAAGGACGGCAAACCGCTGATCGCCAACGTCACCGGCACGGTCAAAGACCTGACCAGCCAGAGCGTGCCGCTGAATTTCCGCCAGATCACCGAACAAGGTGCGATCTACTACATCGCCCAGTACCCGGTGGAACAGCAGGAAACCCGCACCTTTGAAATCAAGGTGCAGAACGGCGACAAGATCAACACCATCAATTTCAACCAAGAACTCTTTCCCGGCGAATGA
- the metW gene encoding methionine biosynthesis protein MetW, whose amino-acid sequence MRADLEIIQEWIPAGSRVLDLGCGDGELLTWLRDNKNVTGYGLENDADNIAQCVAKGVNVIEQDLDKGLGNFASNSFDIVVMTQALQAVHYPDKILDEMLRVGRQCIITFPNFGHWRCRWYLASKGRMPVSEFLPYTWYNTPNIHFCTFEDFEELCRERDAKVIDRLAVDQQHRHGWASKLWPNLLGEIGIYRVSSPQLADHKVAV is encoded by the coding sequence ATGAGAGCTGATCTGGAAATCATCCAGGAATGGATCCCCGCCGGCAGCCGCGTCCTCGACCTCGGTTGCGGTGACGGCGAGTTGCTGACCTGGCTGCGCGACAACAAGAATGTCACCGGTTATGGCCTGGAAAACGACGCCGACAACATCGCCCAGTGCGTGGCCAAAGGCGTCAACGTCATTGAGCAGGATCTGGACAAGGGACTGGGCAACTTCGCCAGCAACAGTTTCGACATCGTCGTCATGACCCAGGCCCTGCAAGCCGTGCACTACCCGGACAAGATCCTCGACGAAATGCTCCGCGTCGGCCGTCAATGCATCATCACTTTCCCGAACTTCGGTCACTGGCGCTGCCGCTGGTACCTGGCGAGCAAGGGTCGCATGCCGGTCTCCGAGTTTCTGCCGTACACCTGGTACAACACCCCGAACATCCACTTCTGCACCTTCGAAGACTTTGAAGAACTTTGCCGCGAACGTGATGCGAAGGTCATTGATCGGCTTGCCGTGGATCAACAGCACCGTCACGGGTGGGCCAGTAAGCTATGGCCTAATCTGTTAGGTGAGATCGGTATCTACCGCGTCAGCAGCCCGCAGCTTGCAGACCACAAAGTCGCGGTCTGA
- a CDS encoding homoserine O-acetyltransferase produces MPTAFPPDSVGLVTPQTAHFSEPLALACGRSLAAYDLIYETYGTLNVQASNAVLICHALSGHHHAAGYHSVDDRKPGWWDSCIGPGKPIDTNKFFVVSLNNLGGCNGSTGPSSVNPETGKPFGADFPVLTVEDWVHSQARLADLLGIGQWAAVIGGSLGGMQALQWTITYPDRVRHCLAIASAPKLSAQNIAFNEVARQAILTDPEFHGGSFQEAGVIPKRGLMLARMVGHITYLSDDSMGEKFGRGLKSEKLNYDFHSVEFQVESYLRYQGEEFSGRFDANTYLLMTKALDYFDPAANFDDNLAKTFENATARFCVMSFTTDWRFSPARSRELVDALMAARKDVSYLEIDAPQGHDAFLIPIPRYLQAFGNYMNRITL; encoded by the coding sequence ATGCCAACTGCCTTTCCCCCCGATTCTGTTGGTCTGGTGACGCCGCAAACCGCGCACTTCAGCGAACCGCTGGCGCTGGCCTGTGGCCGTTCGCTGGCCGCCTATGACCTGATCTACGAAACCTACGGCACGCTGAACGTACAAGCGAGCAACGCCGTACTGATTTGCCACGCCTTGTCCGGCCATCATCACGCGGCCGGCTATCACAGCGTCGACGACCGTAAACCCGGTTGGTGGGACAGCTGCATCGGCCCCGGCAAGCCGATCGACACCAATAAATTCTTCGTGGTCAGCCTGAACAACCTCGGCGGCTGCAACGGTTCCACCGGCCCGAGCAGCGTCAACCCGGAGACCGGCAAACCGTTCGGCGCCGACTTCCCGGTGCTCACCGTGGAAGACTGGGTGCACAGCCAGGCGCGTCTCGCTGACCTGCTCGGCATCGGCCAGTGGGCGGCGGTGATCGGCGGCAGCCTCGGCGGCATGCAGGCGCTGCAATGGACCATCACTTATCCGGATCGCGTGCGGCACTGCCTGGCCATCGCCTCGGCACCGAAGCTGTCGGCGCAGAACATCGCCTTCAACGAAGTCGCACGTCAGGCGATCCTCACCGACCCGGAGTTCCACGGCGGTTCGTTCCAGGAAGCCGGCGTGATCCCCAAGCGCGGCCTGATGCTGGCACGGATGGTTGGCCACATCACTTACCTGTCCGACGATTCGATGGGCGAGAAATTCGGCCGTGGCCTGAAGAGCGAAAAGCTCAACTACGACTTCCACAGTGTCGAGTTCCAGGTCGAAAGCTACCTGCGTTATCAGGGCGAAGAGTTCTCCGGACGCTTCGACGCCAACACCTATCTGTTGATGACCAAAGCGCTGGACTACTTCGATCCGGCGGCGAACTTCGACGATAACCTGGCGAAAACCTTCGAGAACGCCACGGCCAGGTTCTGCGTGATGTCGTTCACCACCGACTGGCGCTTCTCCCCGGCCCGTTCGCGAGAACTGGTGGACGCGCTGATGGCGGCGCGCAAAGACGTCAGTTATCTGGAAATCGACGCACCGCAGGGCCACGACGCCTTTCTGATTCCGATCCCTCGCTACTTGCAGGCGTTCGGCAATTACATGAACCGCATCACGTTGTGA
- a CDS encoding DUF167 domain-containing protein: MSWFRWDGDDLILECHLQPAARSDDFAGLHGDRLKIRLTAPPVEGKANAYLMGFLAKAFGVSKSQVSLLSGELNRQKRVKICSPKKLPDLPGLVGRLS, translated from the coding sequence GTGAGCTGGTTTCGATGGGACGGTGACGACTTGATCCTCGAGTGTCACCTGCAACCAGCAGCCCGCAGCGATGACTTCGCCGGGCTGCACGGCGATCGTTTGAAGATCCGCCTGACCGCGCCGCCGGTCGAGGGCAAGGCCAATGCGTATCTGATGGGCTTTCTGGCCAAGGCGTTTGGGGTGTCCAAAAGCCAGGTCAGTTTGCTCAGCGGCGAGTTGAACCGGCAGAAGCGCGTGAAGATTTGTTCGCCGAAGAAGTTGCCGGATTTGCCGGGGTTGGTTGGGCGCTTGTCTTGA
- a CDS encoding YggT family protein: MIGLNTAAVYVLQTLGSLYLLIVLLRFVLQLVRANFYNPLCQFIVKATQPLLKPLRRIIPSMFGLDMSSLVLAILVQLALMALTLLLTYGTTGNPLQLVIWSLIGVTALFLKIFFFALIISVILSWVAPGSHNPGAELVNQICEPALAPFRRFLPNLGGLDLSPIFAFLALKLIDMLVINNLAAMTMMPEILRLLM, encoded by the coding sequence ATGATTGGATTGAACACTGCAGCGGTTTACGTGCTGCAAACCCTCGGCAGTCTGTATTTGCTGATCGTGCTGCTGCGCTTCGTGCTGCAACTGGTACGGGCGAACTTCTACAACCCGCTGTGCCAGTTCATCGTCAAAGCGACCCAGCCACTGCTCAAACCACTGCGCCGGATCATTCCGAGCATGTTCGGTCTGGACATGTCGTCGCTGGTGCTGGCGATTCTGGTGCAACTGGCGCTGATGGCGCTGACCCTGCTGCTGACTTACGGCACCACCGGTAACCCGCTGCAACTGGTGATCTGGTCGCTGATCGGGGTGACCGCGCTGTTCCTGAAGATCTTCTTCTTCGCCTTGATCATTAGCGTGATTCTGTCGTGGGTTGCACCGGGCAGCCACAACCCGGGCGCTGAACTGGTCAACCAGATCTGCGAGCCGGCCCTGGCACCGTTCCGCCGCTTTCTGCCGAATCTCGGCGGCCTGGACCTGTCGCCGATCTTCGCCTTCCTCGCGCTGAAGCTGATCGACATGCTGGTGATCAACAATCTGGCGGCGATGACGATGATGCCGGAAATCCTCCGTCTGCTGATGTGA
- the proC gene encoding pyrroline-5-carboxylate reductase gives MSNTRIAFIGAGNMAASLIGGLRAKGLEAAHIRASDPGEETRAKVSAEHGIETFADNAQAIDGVDVIVLAVKPQAMKAVCEAIRPSLTPNQLVVSIAAGITCASMTAWLGEQPIVRCMPNTPALLRQGVSGLYATSEVTAEQRQQAEELLSAVGIALWLKEEQQLDAVTAVSGSGPAYFFLLIEAMTAAGVKLGLPKDIAEQLTLQTALGAAHMAVSSDVDAAELRRRVTSPNGTTEAAIKSFQANGFEALVETALGAAAHRSAEMAEQLGK, from the coding sequence ATGAGCAACACACGTATTGCGTTTATCGGTGCGGGCAACATGGCGGCCAGTCTGATCGGCGGCCTGCGCGCCAAAGGTCTGGAAGCTGCACACATCCGTGCCAGCGACCCGGGTGAAGAAACTCGCGCCAAGGTCAGCGCCGAGCACGGCATCGAAACGTTTGCCGACAACGCCCAAGCCATCGACGGCGTCGATGTGATCGTGCTGGCGGTCAAGCCGCAAGCCATGAAGGCTGTGTGCGAGGCGATTCGCCCGAGCCTGACACCCAATCAACTAGTGGTGTCGATTGCCGCTGGCATCACTTGCGCGAGCATGACCGCGTGGCTTGGCGAGCAGCCGATCGTGCGCTGCATGCCAAACACCCCGGCGCTGCTGCGCCAAGGCGTCAGCGGTTTGTACGCGACCAGCGAAGTGACCGCCGAGCAACGTCAGCAAGCTGAAGAGCTGCTGTCCGCCGTCGGTATCGCCCTGTGGCTGAAAGAAGAACAACAACTCGACGCCGTGACCGCTGTGTCCGGCTCCGGCCCGGCGTACTTCTTCCTGCTGATCGAAGCCATGACCGCCGCCGGCGTCAAACTCGGCCTGCCGAAAGACATCGCAGAACAACTGACCCTGCAGACCGCACTGGGCGCCGCGCATATGGCCGTCTCCAGCGACGTTGACGCTGCCGAACTACGGCGCCGTGTGACCTCGCCAAACGGCACAACCGAAGCCGCGATCAAATCATTCCAGGCCAATGGCTTCGAAGCCCTGGTCGAAACCGCACTCGGCGCCGCCGCGCACCGCTCGGCCGAAATGGCCGAACAACTGGGCAAATAA
- a CDS encoding YggS family pyridoxal phosphate-dependent enzyme, translated as MSTIADNILQVGSRIQTATQAAHRPENSVQLLAVSKTKPAAALREAYAAGLRDFGENYLQEALGKQLELADLPLIWHFIGPIQSNKTRAIAEHFDWVHSVDRLKIAQRLSEQRPAELPPLNICIQVNVSGEASKSGCTPADLPALAEAINGLPRLKLRGLMAIPEPTEDRAEQDAAFAAVQKLQASLDLPLDTLSMGMSHDLESAIAQGATWVRIGTALFGARDYSQS; from the coding sequence ATGTCCACGATAGCAGACAACATTCTCCAGGTTGGTTCGCGCATCCAGACCGCGACCCAAGCCGCACACCGTCCTGAAAACAGCGTCCAGTTGCTCGCCGTGAGCAAGACCAAACCCGCCGCAGCCCTGCGCGAAGCGTATGCCGCCGGCCTGCGTGACTTTGGCGAGAACTACCTGCAGGAAGCCTTGGGCAAACAGCTCGAACTGGCGGATCTGCCCTTGATCTGGCACTTCATCGGCCCCATTCAATCGAACAAGACTCGCGCCATCGCCGAGCATTTCGACTGGGTGCATTCCGTGGATCGCCTGAAAATCGCTCAACGCCTGTCCGAACAGCGCCCGGCTGAACTGCCGCCGCTGAACATCTGCATTCAGGTCAACGTCAGCGGCGAAGCCAGTAAATCCGGCTGCACTCCGGCTGACCTGCCGGCATTGGCCGAGGCTATCAACGGCCTGCCCCGGTTGAAACTGCGTGGGCTGATGGCAATTCCCGAGCCGACTGAAGATCGCGCCGAGCAAGACGCGGCGTTCGCCGCCGTGCAGAAGCTGCAAGCGAGCCTAGATCTGCCGCTCGACACACTTTCCATGGGCATGAGCCACGACCTCGAGTCGGCCATCGCCCAAGGCGCCACTTGGGTTCGTATCGGTACGGCCCTGTTTGGCGCCCGCGACTATTCCCAATCTTGA
- a CDS encoding type IV pilus twitching motility protein PilT: MDITELLAFSAKQGASDLHLSAGLPPMIRVDGDVRRINLPALDHKQVHELIYDIMNDTQRVDFEKHLETDFSFEVPGVARFRVNAFNQNRGAGAVFRTIPSKVLSMEDLAMGDVFRKITDAPRGLVLVTGPTGSGKSTTLAAMIDYLNTHRHHHILTIEDPIEFVHESRKCLINQREVHRDTRSFATALRSALREDPDVILVGEMRDLETIRLALTAAETGHLVFGTLHTTSAAKTIDRVVDVFPGDEKSMVRSMLSESLLAVVSQTLIKKIGGGRVAAHEIMLGTSAIRNLIREDKVAQMYSAIQTGGSLGMQTLDMCLKDLVAKGLISREHAREKARTPDNF, encoded by the coding sequence ATGGATATCACTGAACTGCTGGCCTTCAGCGCCAAACAAGGCGCTTCCGACCTGCACCTGTCGGCCGGTCTGCCGCCGATGATCCGTGTCGATGGCGATGTGCGGCGGATCAATCTGCCGGCGCTGGATCACAAGCAAGTGCATGAGCTGATCTACGACATCATGAACGACACCCAGCGGGTCGACTTCGAGAAACATCTGGAAACCGACTTTTCCTTTGAAGTGCCGGGTGTGGCGCGTTTCCGGGTTAACGCCTTTAACCAGAACCGTGGCGCCGGCGCCGTATTCCGTACCATTCCGTCGAAAGTGCTGAGCATGGAAGACCTCGCCATGGGCGACGTCTTCCGCAAGATCACCGATGCGCCGCGCGGGCTGGTGCTGGTCACCGGGCCGACCGGTTCCGGCAAGTCGACCACGCTGGCGGCGATGATCGATTACCTCAACACCCACCGTCATCACCATATCCTGACCATTGAAGACCCGATCGAATTCGTTCACGAATCGCGCAAATGCCTGATCAATCAACGCGAAGTCCATCGTGATACCCGCAGTTTCGCCACGGCTTTGCGTTCGGCGTTGCGTGAAGACCCGGACGTGATTCTGGTCGGCGAGATGCGTGACCTGGAAACCATTCGCCTGGCGCTGACCGCAGCCGAAACCGGGCATCTGGTGTTCGGCACGCTGCACACCACCTCAGCGGCGAAAACCATCGACCGGGTGGTCGACGTGTTCCCCGGTGACGAGAAGTCGATGGTGCGCTCGATGCTGTCGGAGTCGTTGCTGGCGGTGGTCTCGCAGACGCTGATCAAGAAGATCGGCGGCGGGCGGGTGGCGGCGCACGAGATCATGCTGGGCACGTCGGCGATCCGTAACCTGATCCGTGAGGACAAGGTCGCGCAGATGTATTCGGCGATTCAGACCGGTGGGTCGTTGGGCATGCAGACACTGGACATGTGCCTGAAGGATCTGGTGGCCAAGGGCTTGATCAGCCGCGAGCATGCGCGGGAGAAGGCGCGTACGCCGGATAACTTTTGA
- a CDS encoding C40 family peptidase, translating into MRPFFKTWLTICLLMPLAAHATNREQRLPNVNGFTPKSHASAPSSKSSKSKTTTLSSKSHSKLVPPMASKESSNVLSRAVNVLGTPYRWGGSSPSKGFDCSGLVKYAFNDATFDLPRTSNAMASGHGEKVERKDLKPGDLIFFNIKSRRVNHVAIYLGNDRFIHAPRRGKAVSIDTLNKPYWQQHYVVAKRVLPKEQSQMRVVQR; encoded by the coding sequence ATGCGACCATTTTTCAAGACATGGCTGACCATCTGCCTATTAATGCCACTGGCCGCCCACGCCACCAATCGTGAGCAACGTCTTCCTAACGTTAACGGCTTTACCCCTAAATCCCATGCTTCGGCTCCATCGAGCAAAAGCAGCAAAAGCAAAACCACCACGCTGAGCAGCAAGAGCCACAGCAAGCTGGTGCCACCGATGGCGAGCAAGGAAAGCAGCAACGTGCTGAGCCGTGCGGTAAACGTCCTCGGTACACCTTATCGTTGGGGCGGCAGCAGCCCAAGTAAAGGTTTCGATTGCAGCGGTCTGGTGAAATACGCGTTCAACGACGCCACGTTCGACCTGCCACGCACCTCGAACGCCATGGCCAGCGGTCACGGCGAGAAAGTCGAACGCAAGGATCTGAAGCCGGGCGATCTGATTTTCTTCAACATCAAGAGCCGTCGGGTCAACCACGTTGCCATCTACCTGGGCAACGACCGCTTCATCCACGCGCCTCGTCGTGGCAAAGCGGTGAGCATCGATACGCTGAACAAGCCGTACTGGCAGCAGCATTACGTAGTGGCCAAGCGTGTGTTGCCGAAAGAACAGAGCCAGATGCGCGTGGTTCAGCGCTGA
- a CDS encoding TM2 domain-containing protein, with product MNPYQQVVQQQDTHSKIIGYLLWIFGFTGAHRFYYGKPVTGTIWFFTFGLLGIGWLIDLFLIPAMDREADLRFTAGPIEYNVAWILLTFLGALGVHRMYQGKWISGLIYLLTGGLFFLGVLYDFWTLNDQVSVRNAEGRGAFQ from the coding sequence ATGAACCCCTATCAACAAGTTGTTCAGCAGCAAGATACGCACAGCAAAATCATCGGCTATCTGCTGTGGATTTTCGGTTTTACCGGCGCCCACCGTTTCTACTACGGTAAACCGGTGACCGGGACGATCTGGTTCTTCACCTTCGGTTTGCTCGGCATTGGCTGGCTGATCGACCTGTTTCTGATCCCGGCAATGGATCGCGAAGCGGATCTGCGTTTTACCGCCGGGCCGATCGAGTACAACGTGGCGTGGATTCTGCTGACGTTCCTCGGAGCATTGGGCGTGCACCGGATGTATCAGGGCAAGTGGATCAGCGGCCTGATCTATCTGCTGACGGGCGGGTTGTTCTTTCTGGGTGTGCTGTATGACTTCTGGACGCTGAATGATCAGGTGTCGGTGCGTAACGCCGAAGGCAGAGGCGCCTTCCAGTAA